The genomic stretch NNNNNNNNNNNNNNNNNNNNNNNNNNNNNNNNNNNNNNNNNNNNNNNNNNNNNNNNNNNNNNNNNNNNNNNNNNNNNNNNNNNNNNNNNNNNNNNNNNNNNNNNNNNNNNNNNNNNNNNNNNNNNNNNNNNNNNNNNNNNNNNNNNNNNNNNNNNNNNNNNNNNNNNNNNNNNNNNNNNNNNNNNNNNNNNNNNNNNNNNNNNNNNNNNNNNNNNNNNNNNNNNNNNNNNNNNNNNNNNNNNNNNNNNNNNNNNNNNNNNNNNNNNNNNNNNNNNNNNNNNNNNNNNNNNNNNNNNNNNNNNNNNNNNNNNNNNNNNNNNNNNNNNNNNNNNNNNNNNNNNNNNNNNNNNNNNNNNNNNNNNNNNNNNNNNNNNNNNNNNNNNNNNNNNNNNNNNNNNNNNNNNNNNNNNNNNNNNNNNNNNNNNNNNNNAAGAAAGACTCACAGTTTCATCCTCTTAAGTCTTAtatcaatgtttgttttgtcttttctgtaGTTTACAGCTTCTGGTGGAGCAGGTATGTTCACCATCCTGAGGGAATCTCTGTCCAACCTCACCTACAAGTCTCTCTGCATACCTGATGACATTGAGGACCGAGGACTGAACGATGTGAAAAACTTCTACTACAGAGACGACGGACTGAAGCTGTGGAACATCATGCACAGGTTCACAGAAAGTTTCTGTTTGTCGTCTTCAAAGTCCATGTTTGAGACAGACGACGTGGAGAGAGTTCAGGGTTTCTGCTTTGTGTGGAAGAAGTGATGCTGCAGAATGAGCTGTGGTGGAGATGATCCATGAAGGAGCTGAAGAACTCAACTGAACAGAGAACAAATGTCTTCAAGCTCCTTCTTTGGTTTAGCATTTTTATCTGGCAGTAATACCGTATATCTTGGGTTTCTTTCCAGTCCCTTACTGACTAATAAACACTAGGTCTAGAAGGTGTTTAGATTGTTTAGATTCTCTGATTGTGTCCGGGCTCCCTTAAGACACTTCTTCTCGTGCGTAGTCGTGCAGATGGCGTCTGTCTGTACTGTTTGTGGTGTTAGCCAATGTAGTGATAGCCAAAAAACACTCATTCgatttagcatttaaactttGGTGGGAACCGCTAAAGAACATTTTGGTGTTGAACCTTCACCACATTTTGGGAGGGATCTCAACAGTATCCGATAATGACACAAGCAGATGGGTGATGCTGAAAAGACAGCTGCAGAAAACCGAGCAACAAGCAAAGGATTTCCCACTGCAGGTGTAAAGAAAGTGAGCGATGAATTaggagaactggtttgaacatgggtCATTGAGCAAAAAGGAAAGGTGgtgtgtctccaggaaaataaTCTGCGTTGAAGCGAAGAGGATTGATGATGagaacagaaatgttcacaGCCAGAGCTGATCAGAACAATGATCCCATTGTTACAATAAATCCTGAAAGGTTCctctttttgtctgcattttatGACAGAATTTCACCACAAATGAACCCATGAGTCGTCACTATTCTGTCTGTGATAGAATTAAAGCCGGTCTCCAACAGACGCCTGTCTCTAATAAACACTACATTGTTTGAATCCACGCCGAGGCTATTATTTGATGATATATGATTAAATGGtcattttagaatattttagtGTTAAACCAGGCTGATCTGATGAACAGAACCACACAATTGAAAAAAGGAGTTTATCCTTGATTTTACTTAAAGTATTTAAGGTGTTTTTTCTACCTCCTTTTGTTTCTCAAAGTTTTGTGACAAACACTCTCAAGTACTACTATAAGGATGATGACGTGGTACAGAAAGACGATGAGCTGCAGAACTGGATCAAGGAAATCTTTGAACATGGATTTCTGAGGAAAGAAAAGACTGGTGAGTACTGTTTCTGAATTGCCTTTCAGCTTCCTCCTGCAGGGGGAGCTACAGTTGATCTTCAGACTCCATTTTCCCCACTCGCCTTTAATTCCTTTTGTATCATGAAGTGGCGTGAATCCAtgacacataaaaacaataaaaataaaacaagaataaaagtgTAATAATCATAATAAGAGATATTATTGCAGTTGTGCAGACAAGACACATTTAGGTTGCATCAGTAGTTTTagtaattattaataaaatcaagtatagtttgattgattgcttgaaatgaatAAACACAGTTTGTAATCTCATCCCTACTGATAGTTTTCTGATAGTTTTTGCATAGTTTCCATAATCTGGTTCCCATCAAATCTACTGTGAATTTATGGCGTAACAGAATAGAGGGCTTATTTATTTTCctcagtaaacattttttcatgattttactagatcagaggtctgcaacctgcagctccagatccacatgcgtctcttttatctctcaatggtggctctttggctaAACCTAGAagaagtcatggagactgctgatccagccatgttgaccgtctgagtcagcagctcccccaaaccaaaactacagaaagaaaacaaataaacaaagccagcaaactaagactaccaagatccaaccccaaactaaaataacaaaacccagcagagtaagactgctgaggacaaagagtgaaaagaacaaaaacaaattttagaaaaataaagttgtatttttttaacataaggATTTCTTAATTagcatgtatttaatttagatgagttaaatgtataaattgatgtctgaggttcacacagatgataaactatgtaggtttttacatcctgttgacctgaagacgtcttgtgtgatcaactctacctccagaatgaacagattttatatacaaagcaaaacttttaaaagtttgatctttaaggagttaaaagcacatattatcttatgcatTAATTACCAgggctgcactgagatgatcctgtttggaaaacagcatcatttgtttgagcttttgtcacacataaaaaagtaaaataaaaaaaatcacattttgagatatGCTtggttctttttatgtttttgccattatttcctaaaggctaaagtaagactacgCATCTCTTTCTAGGTGTTGATCAGTAGTAAACAAGcccaaatgatttttttactgGTAAAAGTTGCCTACCCCTGCACTAAGCAATAAAAGGAATCTGATGTCATGTATTTGATATGCAatactctgaaaaaaataattaataagatttacttaagaaaatcctcctAATAGTTTGCACTAACAATTCTCAATTAAATTTTAccgcatttatgaatataaaaagtaaaaaacaatcaaGTCAAAATTTACTTACGTCCACTAGTAAGATTATGatcaaatcttaagtaaataaagcaaacataaatttctctaataaaatttacatcATGAATGCTTCAAAAGTGATGACCTCAATTTGAAAAGTAgatcttactaataaacaatataattttttaataactcgtaaaaaataagtaaactttaagttctttactagaaaaatatctgtatttgcaaaatctttaaattattatgtaGATGTTATGAtgaataattaagtatatacGTATTACTGaagcaaagtttgttttttcagtgttctCACTGATTATCATCAGAGTGCATTATAGCATTAATCTAGAAATCATTCCTGCACATTCCAGATCAAGATTTCAGTAACAAAATAGAGAGCTTATTGATCCTCCTGTGAGAGAATTCCAACATCATTTCTTTAAACGTAATGTGATTCACACTTTATGTAACATATAGATGTAAAACTTACTGATAACCAATGGAATACATAATTATATTAATCTAGTGACCATTGCCACACATTGcagatcaattaaaaaaattgatagCTATTGGGCTAGCTTTATTCATAACTTACTGATCTTTGTGCATCTCTGTCTGTGGCGTCTTCCCGGAGGTCCACGTTTATGAGGATGAAGAAACACTGAACATTCAACATAAGACAGAGAAAACCCAAACTTCATCTGTTTACCTCTATTTTGAGACGTGATGCCATGTTTTGTTCCAATCCTCAGGCATCCCACAGAAGTTCACCACTGTGTCTGAGCTGGTCAAGTTTGTTACCATGGTGATGTTCACCTGCTCTGTGCAGCATGCAGCTGTGAACTCTGGACAGGTGAGTCCTCCACAGTTGAGTAATGTCGTACACGTTTGCACTCCATCCTCACAGTGAGAGTGCTCTGGTTCAAATCTCTGTGTCCTGTCTGTGTCGattctcctcatgcatgtgaGGGTTTTCTTTGGCTTGCTCCCACagtctgtttctgtttctgttgattTTCCTCAGGTGTGAGTATTTTTGGTTATGTATCTCCGTGTTGCCCTGGAATGGACTGAGGAACTGTTCAGGATGAAGTAAACCTTTACCCTTTAGTCAGtgaataggctccagcatccttaTAACACCAGATGCCACTAAAGCTGTTTAGAAAGTGGGATGGAATGTGTACTATTGGGCCTCTCTTTGTCTCAAGGAATTACTGTATGTactgtatatgtgtgtatatatatatatatatatatatatatatatatatatatatatattatgcgTCTGTGTGATGTGTTTTTCAAAGCCATTCTGCACCTTGAAAGAATTGCTCCTCACATATAATTAAAGTATCTGTAGCTCAGCTCATAAAAACAATTTggacctttaaaaaaaaaagtaaatctgtGAGAATAAAGCTCAAAATGTAATGTCTGCTTTGGAAAATAATATATTTCCTTCTATAAACTTCACatctaatttttgttttcttaaataaacattttcaatctGCTCCTGACAGTTTTTCTGTCCGATCTCTCTGCAGATTTAGGAACTATCCTCTGAATCAgctgtttcttgtttttcatttctgcagAAGGACTTCTATGGATGGATGCCAAATGGCCCCTCCACCATGCAAGAGCCCCCACCCACCAAGAAGGGAGAGATGACCAAGGCCAGAATCATGGCAGCCCTGCCTGACACTCAAATTACGATTTCCAGCATGGAGGTAGTTCGGTTACTCAGCACTCGTCTCAGTGATGCTGTAAGTAATGTGAACTTCCTGCTAGTTCTGTAAAGAGCCTTTGTCTTCAAGTCAGACAAATATTTaggttcattttgtttttttcatttcagaaatTTCTTCTAGACTTCAAGGAGGAATATTTCACAGAGGACGGTCCTTGCACGGAAATCAAAACGTTCAAATCCCAGCTCCAACATTTGAGCAACAGTATCAAAGAGAGGAACCAAAAACTGGATCTGCCGTACACTTACCTGGACCCGGCGTGTGTGGAGTGGAGTGTGGATATATAGAGTGGAGGCCACTGCAGAAAGCCAACACTCCTTCAGCTTAATGATTTGCTTTCCAGCCTCCCAGGAGactttaatttctttgtttcagttttctttatgaTGAAACTTGTTCATGACATGAACTAATTAGTATTTCTTTGCCGACTTTGTTtgtgcttcagtgtttttgctttgtttgatgtGTTAAACAGATGCTGTAATTCAACAGTTTCTCAtcttaaaaatcaaactttatcttTCCCCAACTCTTTAAGCAACAACAAATAAACCGTCTGAACAAAGTTCTTGTGTGGGATGCTTTGAGCTCGATAGAGGTTTGAAGAGACCGTaagaaaacctgaaaacagaacCTTGGTGTGGCAAAAGGAGGAGGCAAGAGGTCTGGCCAGATTGACAAAACAGGATGGCACAGTTGAGATGTGTCAGTGATGAACAAATTGTTCAAGACTCGAGTCACTTCACTGACTCATTAATTGTGATTGATCGTCCCCACAGACTCATTAACTGGCACGTTTCCTTCACTAAACACTTGCACTTGTAGAAAAATATCCATCATATCATCGTAACatagcttttctttcttttctgctttgagaacaaagttcacaacacaagAGATGCAATTACTGGCTTGCAGCACAGCTCTACTAACAACATGGTGAAGTTACTCAACAACTCTCTTCATGAGAAGCTGCGTTTCAGGTCTCATGATGATCACATTTCAGATTAACTCTGTCTGGATCTGAGCTGAATCAGATATAatgaaaaaactgaatcttatgAACATTGCCACCttgcctggtctcctgcatttgcgTCCAGCACCAGCTGCTGACATCCTGACCATCGtggacccagcaggagaactTTTGTTGCAGTGGCAAGCATTTTGCCACTGACATCCATGCCACTTCACGTCTCATCACATGAGTTTTCCTGCTGCCATGGTCACGTCATGCCTTTCCACATCCAACCAATCATTCCTGAAGGGGATTCTTAGGACCATCCTTAAAGCTTCCTAATTCTGTGGAGGGTCACCAGGACCACTCCTTCATGTTCCCTGTCCTTGAGGATGGTCGCTGTTCATCCCACTTGGCCTGTTTCATGTTCTGGAGGACGGTTGCTGGTGCTGCTCCCTTCATGTTTCCCTTCCCTGGGGAGAGTCACTGGGACTGCTCTTCATGATATCTGTTCCTGAGGATGGATTCACGTGTCACCCCTCAAGTCTGTTAGGCTGCAGCAACCTGAAACCGGAGTCCCAACCCATGCATGCACGaagagaacatgtaaactccacacagaaaggtcccaagttggtgtttttgtttcacatcccccagccaggatttgattgatttgaacCGGGGTctatgaggcaagagcgctaaccactgcgccaccgtgcaggtTCATTCAAAGGATTCAAAAAGGATTCAAAGGANNNNNNNNNNNNNNNNNNNNNNNNNNNNNNNNNNNNNNNNNNNNNNNNNNNNNNNNNNNNNNNNNNNNNNNNNggatggccgggcgctctccccctgagtacattccatcaccatccacctcagtagtcgtgtttccattaactctgaaatttcgaaaaacggaatttctatattaaattctcctaatggaaacaccccaatttcgaaaaaaactcgcctttttcgaaataaagtttttgcgcttagaggaggtggtatttgggccgtaNNNNNNNNNNNNNNNNNNNNNNNNNNNNNNNNNCCTGCCTGATGGGAGTGGTTGGAACAGACCATGTGCCGGGTGGGTGGGGTCTTTGGTTATGTTCAGACCCCTTTTCCTGCATCCTATGATGTAGAGGTCAGTGATGGTTGGCAGCTCTCCCCCCACAGTTCTCTGGGCAGCTTTTACCACACGCTGCAGAGCTTTCCTCTCAGTGATGGTGATGCTGCCGTGCCACACGGTGATGCAGGTGCAGAGGACGCTCTCCACAGGTATACGCTCATCAGGGCTGAGCCTCCAAGTCCAGCCCGCCGCAGCTTCCTGAGGAAGTGCAGGTGCTGCTTCTTGACCAGCTGGGAAGTGTTGGTGCTCCAGGAGAGGTCCTCGCTGATGTGCACACCCAGATACTTATAGGTGGAGACAAGCTCCACTGGTGCTCCATTGATGTGAAAGAGTGGGGTGGGGCGTCTGCTTTTCCTGAAATCCACCACCATCTCCTTGGTCTTCTTCACGTTGATGCAGAGGTTGTTCTCTCTGCACCATTGTACCAACATCTCCACCTCTTCTCGGTAGTCAGACTCATTGTTGTTGCTGATGTGTCCTACTACCGCTGTGTCGTCTGCAAACTTGACTATAGGCAACTGGGGTGTCTCACCGAGCAGTCATATGTCAGCAGAGTGAACAGGAGggggctcagcacacagccctggGGTGTGCTCAGGGTGAGGGTACGGGAGATGGTATTGTGGATCCTGACAGTCTGTTTGTTCATCCACTGGGTGCAAATATTTCTGCTATACTGGACTACCCTGTCCCCACTACAAGGTGTGAGCTATGGCAGTTCCCTGGGAAGGTTACTACAGGTTATTCTTGCCCCATCTTTCTAGCCCAGCAGTTGCATTAGTGTGGTCATACAGGTGTCAACATCCTTTCAATACAATAAAGACAATGCCCTTGTTTGCCACTGTGAGGACAGAACCCACTGCCCCACATTTAAGTTAAGTCcatttgttatatatatttttctttataaaatactGGTACATAAAACCATTTTACTTTACACATCACGTAACAAAATTAACTTAATGACTTGTGCACACATTTAGTTAATTTTGTTCTGATTGTTTGAGTAATTCTATTCTTTTGAGTTTTCTGAGGTCTGATGCTGaggaagggggaggagctgGAGAGTTCCTGATGATGTGGCACAAGCAGAGCTGGACCACTTCCTGGACACTCCCATTTGAAGATGGGGGGAAACAAAGTTTATTCATTAGTTGGactattgttttcttttgttaaaacatgTTGAACTTGTTATGAAgtataagtttatttttgtttgtttaagacTATAAATTACTAATAATTTACttgtttagttaatatttaggtattaaatgtttttgtttgtggttcCCTCTCCTCTCCTTAATACAGTGAAGTTTTCCAGTCCTATATATAGAAAAAACACTCCTACAGCGTGATACTGCCACCCCCGTGCTTCACAGAAGGGAGGGTGTTCTTGGGATGGTACTCATCATTCATCTTCTTCCAAACACCAAACACGCAAGTGGAATTAAGACCAAAAAGTTTTACGTTGGTCTTATCTGACCACAATACGTTCTCCCAtgatcctctggatcatccacaTAGTCATAGTAAACTTAAGGCGggcctggacatgtgctggtttaagcTGGAGAACCCCAGAATGACCCTCTTTGTCTATTTTAGATGTTCTAGTGCAGGGGTCGGCACGCCTGCCACAGAGTGGCACGCCGGGGTGTGATAATAATTAGCACTTGATTTGTCGAcagttgtatttttctgatttgaaaagaGGGATGATCTCTTCTCACTATGATCTGTGTTCCCCCCTGGCGTCATAAGGAAATGGTTCATTCACGAAACGCCATCACTGAAACCACGCCCACCCATATAAATCCTGCAAAATGTTATTTCAACAgatgtttgttattttccttGTCAGCCTTCGTAACCAGGCGGTTTAAACTAATGTGCACCAtagcaaaaaaagtcaataaataaaaaggttgaaATTAAAGCGTTGTAGTAAATCCTGTGTTTTGAATCTGTTGCTGGTGAGAAAACAGCCGTGACGATATGAGCGTGAGCGCATGCATGAGTGGAAAGAGCGAAGTATATGACTGcacagctgtttttgtttagtttaggtttttttgttcgttttgatcatatttagtgttgcttaCATAAATGAAGCTACGTTTCCACATGGGGTCTTTTCTACCAAGACTTGctggttttgtctgtttcttGTCGCGGCGCGTGCACAAAAGGACAGGCATAACTTGATCTCATCCGCGTCTggtgtaaaactctctgcctAACCACCTGTTGGAATCAATTAAAGCTGATTCACAATCCCTGACATGACAGGCGGTGAAATACAATGGAGTCTGCATTATAGTTGGTGATGGCACAGTTGTTAAGGAGAACATTTCAAGTTGGCACTTCATGTCATAAACGTTGCTGACCCCCTGGCCTACACATTGATCCTGGAACAGAAAACCAGAAGCTGAAGATTGGTCTGGGAGGTAATCAAAAGGCCTGAATGCAGAAATGATCTTAACACCCCACAGCATGAGCTGACAGTGGGGCTGGAGTAATTAGTCTTAAATAGATGTAGTGAGTCAATGGGTTGAAGTTGTGTAGGAATTCCCCCCATAACAGGAACAGACAGGAGAGggcagcagaggaagaggaaactGACACTCATGacactttctgtctttttaatcAAGTGACATGACAACATTCTCATCTGAAGACTTAATTGCTTGCTGGAATGATTACATATCgagaaaaaatgtctgatgTTCTCAAAAACACATATTTCGCATCGTCTAAAAGACTTTAATGATCTGCAGGAGTGGTGTCTCTAAGATTTACCAGATTCTCTAGAATTAGATTACTAAAGTCTCAATTTCTCCTCCTCAAGAACAGACATTTAAGTTTCATAAAACCTTTCCACATAGAGGTTTGGAAATGGATGCTAATCAGTCTGTCAACGTGATGATCAGAGAATTTTGCAGTTTAATTGTTTACATCCCAAAGAAGCATAGACGTAGTTACATTAGTTTTacgcaaaaataataattataaagttTTAGAACTCTTTGTTGCCCACCAGTCAagaagtttgcccacccctggaaTATCCACTGAACATCATAAGTATGTTTGAAACTTTGTTCAGCTTCAACAAGAATTATGGAAAATTataaacttcaacaaaaaaGGTGGAGGACTTGCTATATGGGCAAAAAAATGTAGGCTGACAGTAACTGACAAAACGTCAGTTGCAGTCACATGACTGCATATAGgaagtggactgagtgacctcAGAAACCCTAATTCACACTCTGAAAAGGctgaacttcagaaaaaaacggCATTGGCACCACCTGCTGTCCATTTGAAGAATTGCATTAAAGGTTCAAAATTAatctatgtacattttttaaaaatgaagtcaaCTGTTCTTTAAAATTGCTATCCCAAATATTTGACAGTTAGGCAAGGGATCATGAAGGCTCAGaagttcttctaaaaaaaaaaaaaaacaatgcttcGTAAGAGAAATCTCAAAATGTAAATTCTAAATAtatgataaattaaaaacatgcatgTGCCTACAgtacatttaaatgaattaatcaatatatattttatttagaatgaATATgtgcaacaaaatatttatattttgaagattagATATAATAGGTGTGTTTGAAATCGTGCAGGCGGACCCGGCGCTGTGCAGAtagcctggattgcggtgcatgttggttagtttcttgcactgacatcaaatgtgcgccgtcacgaagtatcgcgagaaaggggcgggttcaaggcgccttcctaagccagcgcagccagaaaataggtactgcgctggctgcaggacgccttgatgactacaaaacaatgcattgtgggaaacggtgtccacacagttcttgtagttcggtgtaaaataactggcgctaaatgaaggacatcggtgtatttttttactccttctggaaggtagtgaatcactgatgaaaaaataaacaagatttcaaataatctgtggttttaATTGTTtcctctaaaacttaactttaatttaatataatttatttatttgggatagtgcacatgcaatgaatcccgcggctattttatcaacagttttactctaaattatgttaaaaataatataaagacacaacagcacaaatcataataggaggagtggcttattaactttcagccgaatgttaaggacaacccccaactccttgatctcgtacagtctcatcgttcaccttcatctcaggcgcctttctccgccccctccagcagcagcttagtctcgccgacgatgcaggcgaggcgctggggGATTTCAAACACACCTATTAATTCCTCTTCTTGGTCGCTTTGGGGTCATGGAGGTGCtagagcctaacccagctactgatgggcgaaggcaggatacaccctggacaggtcgccggTCTGTCACAGgccctcaatcacacaccctttcactctcacattctcacctaggggcaatttagagcaACTAATTAACATatgaagcatgcttttggacggttggaggaagccagagtcgccagagaaaacccacggagaacatgcaaactccacacggaAAGGTCCCGTGTTGGTGTTCAGATCCCTCTGCCAGGATctgaactggggccttcttgctgtgaggcaagaagTCTAACCATTGCACCgagcagcagaataaatattaaaatatctcaaattgtaaaaaagttcttttagattaaaaatataataacttttttaaaaatttgagaaaaatattgGAATTACTTACCAGGTTGAGGCAAAAACACACATAACTAAATGTAGAGCAATGTTGTTAAAGCCACTACTTTTATCGAAAATGGTATAATACCTGAAGAATGTTTGTACATTTCCATCATTGATCAAAtcaaatagacaaaaaaagtaaaagtcatATTGTGTTGCTCAACTGGAATAAATCCTTTATTTATAATTCAACTGCATGtttcaaaactatttatttgatcctggtataaatataaaaaagagatGTTAAATTATATGACAGGACTTTTCAAATTCTTCATTAAGTGTATCTATTGTTTATTTTCGAGTTTCAGTGTTTCAGTCGTTCACGGCCGTGCTTGTGACTTTTGTCATgctgtgaaaaatgtgtttctgctgcCCACATCGAAACACTAACATGAAGTGAAACAGGTGGGAAACGGCTTCATAGATTTCAGGAAGTGCAGGTCAGTTTGTGATTTAAATGAAAGCTTTAAAGCCTTCAGGCATAAGGCTTCTGTCAGCCTTTCCTGTCTTATTCCCACTGCTTCTCGCAGACTTCCAATGTTCCTCTGATGGAGGGAAAGACGCTGCCATGTCCCTGCAGGGTTCAAGTCTCTGCATGTCGACTTTCATGGAAAGcagtttggttttaaacaaACACGAAGAGAGGATTTCCAGTCAGGCCACAGAGCGCCTTTTTTGGTGTGTGTGCGGCTGCAGGTTGTTCCTGTGAAGGAGCGGCGGACACGCCCCCTGACAGGTCTGAACCAGCCGGAGAATGTGGACAATGTCAGCTTGCGGCTGACTGCGTTCAATAATCAGATGGGAAGCAAACTCGGCTGGAGGAGGCTCTCAATTTGGAAAGTTTGCCTTTAAAAACTATCGTTTTCAAACCAACAACTCTTCTCATGTATTCATCTCCTCCTCTACAAGCTCTACTGGGACGTTAGTTTCAAAACTCTTTCAGCATACAGTAGCAGagtaaaaatcacaacaaaaaaccttttttgtcaaaatgcaAACTTTGTATAATCATTGAAGATCATTGTTAACCTCTGAAAATGTCTTATATCATACAATTAGATATCAAAAGTTTTCTAATAAAAACGGTTGTTTTGCTAAAGTCTGCTGGTTTCATGTGTTTCTTCTTCATGCCATGATGTAACAGAAGTGGAGCGCCTCTGCAGCATGAGAACTCATGTCCATATAAGGGCAACATGCATCTGAAAACACCTTTCCAGGTAAAGCCTCGCGGTGTACAGGCCTGCTCGCTGACTTCTCAGATGCAGATTTAATTCCGGTTTAACACAGATTACAGCGTCAGATGTCATGGACAGTGGTTCGCAGAGCTCAGATGAGCGGCACCAGGAAGATTACTTTATAAACAAATTGAAACGTGACTTAACAAAAGCAAACCCTAAACCTAATATGACTAAGCAGAAAGGctgagacacaaaaaaaaactctgtgcTCAAATCTGGGAACAGAAACTAAGACCAAAAACAGGGTTTAGATTTAACAcatcagaaaaacagatttcaatAGTCAAAGagcaaaaaaccaaaaactgagCTAAAAGGTGAGAGGACTAATGAAATTATCTTCAATTTAAGCCCCTCCTCTCACAACTTAAAATAcatatgttttgcttttattttgaataatttctgCATGTAACATGAGAGCATGAGGGCTGTGCATCAAAGCGCAAACAATTAGGAGTGGAAAGCTGAAGTTGAACCACTGCTAAACTTCCTCCTCTCATTTGGTGAAAATCACTTACTTCCATAAAAGGACAGGCAGGGAGGGGGTGGGCCTCCCCTGCAGAGGACTGACCcagaacaaagcaaaaaaataaaaaaacaagctctGTTTCAGTTCCCCAACTTCTGATGTTAGGGAAGTGAAAGTAAGACTTGTCCTAAAAGGAGGGTTTGGGTAAAAGCACA from Oryzias melastigma strain HK-1 linkage group LG9, ASM292280v2, whole genome shotgun sequence encodes the following:
- the LOC112138174 gene encoding polyunsaturated fatty acid lipoxygenase ALOX8-like, which encodes MVIKRIEALPKNFPVADKVFQNAPVDLNTEMEKGNIFLCDYKILDKVTTNTISGKKQYLTAPLVLLHQTEDRMMPIAIQLKQNPGQDNPVFLPSDSENDWLLAKLFVRSADFNLHELNYHLLRTHLLAEVFGVALKRNLPRVHPVHKILIRHTRGTLQINVLARLRLISKDGVFTEFTASGGAGMFTILRESLSNLTYKSLCIPDDIEDRGLNDVKNFYYRDDGLKLWNIMHSFVTNTLKYYYKDDDVVQKDDELQNWIKEIFEHGFLRKEKTGIPQKFTTVSELVKFVTMVMFTCSVQHAAVNSGQKDFYGWMPNGPSTMQEPPPTKKGEMTKARIMAALPDTQITISSMEVVRLLSTRLSDAKFLLDFKEEYFTEDGPCTEIKTFKSQLQHLSNSIKERNQKLDLPYTYLDPACVEWSVDI